The following is a genomic window from Photobacterium sp. GJ3.
TCCCATGGGTTTGATAGTAACCTGACATATTCGTTTTGGTGAGATGTTCTGCGAAGAAAAGATCTGTCCCTCTCACGAACGTTACTTTCATACTTGTTCTCTTGGTTATCTTTTTCTGTCTCTGAGAAGTGACCTGAAAATGAAATGATGGCATATTGAAACCCAATCAATCCCGCCTAAATTTATCCCCTATATAGAAACCATCGCCAAATTCAGGCAGGATTCATGCCTTCTTCATGCTCACCCAAGCTCGAAGAAGGAATAACCAAACAGCCAGAGTATTTGAAATCCATAACTGAATCGTTGGTGAATACCCGGTACAGTTTTGGCCTTAAAAGCAATCGCCAAACGATACGAAAAAAACAAGCACCCGACAATACACACCAATGAAAACAGTCTGATAAAAAGAGGATAAGCCGTTGAAAAAACAATGATAGAAGGTGCAATGATAAGCGACATTAACATGACCATGCCCGACCAAGCGTGAATGTGACCACTCATTGATGGCTTGGACGTATAGGGATCTGCATCCATTGGAAAAAATCCGCAAATCCAAGTCGACAATCCATGGACGATGACCATCGCTCCAACGAAAAAGGTAGGCAAATACGTTGCGTGAGTCGTGGTAATGAAATAGCCATATAAGATAAACATCACACCTAATGGGTAATTATTGATCAGGGGTGATAATTTCTGAGTCGGGCTTCCAAATGCGCCAAGTTCACTGCAGAACTGTCTTGAATGACTATAATTCGGATAGAATAAAGAAGCGACGAAGATCCCCATAATTATCCATACTGAGGCAGCAATGCCAGTATATTGAATCCAATTCTCCATATTCACCTCCAAATACTGAACATCACCGATGATTTATTTTAGCTGGGTATATAATAAAAAACACGCTGTTGAAACCAGCAGGAAACCCATCACCCAATTAAATACCTTTAGCCTGAGATCACTATTTAAAATAATTGTAGACTTTGCCCCAAGAAACGACCACAGAGCCAATGAAATATAACAAACAATAAAATAAATCAGTGAGAAAATGAAAAACCGTGTATCACCTTCAGGTGATGAAAAAATCGATACACCAGCAACACATGCAAGCCATGCTTTGGGATTTAACCATTGCAGGAGAAAACCTTGCAGAAAGGTGGGCCGACTCTGTTTTTCTATCTTCACCTCGGGCTTGGCGGTTGCGATCAAATACCCCATATAAATAATAAATGTCGAACCGGCGACAGACAGGTATTTTAGAAAGTATGGGTACAGTTCGATGACTTTATAAAATCCAAGCCCGATGAACACCAGGAGCAACGTAAATCCTATTGTTGCTCCGGAAACAAAATAGAAAGTCTTCCTGATCCCGTAATTGGCTCCAGAAGATAGAATCACAAAATTGACTGGACCAGGCGAAATAGACATTGCCAGCGAAAATGAAACCATTGCTAAAATTAGAGACATTAATTTCCCTTCCTATGGAGAATTTTCAAATATCATCACATTTAGATCTGCGCGATTCATACCACTACATTGCGATCACGAAACCCAATCCGTGCAGATCATACCTGATGTCGCGAATCACTGTGAAAGTCTTTTTCAGATCTCTTCATGGCACACCATTTCGATATTGTGCCCGTCCGGGCCAATCACGCAGAGCATGAAGATTCTCTCATAAGCGCTATTTATAGAGGACAACCTATGGATTCGGTGAAATCCTAAGTACCATTATGAACTTAGTTTCTTCAGTACAGACAACGCGAAAACCATGATTTTCATATAGTTGCACGAGGTGCTCTTCGCAACGAAGATATAACGATGGTATTTTCAGCGTCAACGCTTTGGCTTTAGAAAATTCGATAAGTGCTTTTGATATCCCTTGCCCACGATATTCAAAAGGGACATAGATACCATCTAGCCAATGATTGAAGCCTGGGTAGGATGAGTACTTTCGATATTTAATTTCTCCCGCACCAGCTAATTTCCCGTCAATATGAACCACAAATGAATTTCGATTTGCAAATGAAGATATTTTTTTAACAACACTTTCTAAACTCGATTCTGAATTTTTGTAATCCCACTCATGAAAATACCAATTGGCGACAGCTTCAATGTCACTCGGGCAATCCTCTAAATTTGAAATTTTCATTATCCCTCGATAAATCATGACGTCCTGTTAAAGGGTTAGCCTCATTGTATTAAAGCTAAACCACTGATTTGCGATCACGAAACCCAATCCGTGCAGATCATACCTGATGTCGTGAATCACTGTGAAAGTCTTTTTCAGGTCTCTTCATGGCACACCATTTCGATATTGTGCCCGTCCGGGCCAATCACGAATGCCGCATAATAGGTTCCGCTATAATTCGGACGCAAACCTGGTGCACCATTATCCTGGGCTCCGAAATCAAGTGCGGCACGATGAAAGCGATCAACCTGCTCTCTATTTTCAGCAACAAATGCCAGATGCAGATGAGACGGGGTTTCTATCTGTTGAAGCCGGATACACAATGACGTTTTGCCATCTGAGCTCAGTTCTATACCGAGCTCTCCTTCAGAGACAATCTCTATGCCAATCGGCTCTAACACTTTGAGAAAGAACGATTTACTTTGTTCATAATCACTCGCTCCGAATACGACGTGGTCAAACATATATGCTCCTTGCTTTCAATTGATTCATTACGGGCGAACAACCCAAACAGAAGTCACCAAGCATTGCGAATCCTTCTCAGTCCGTTGGCTAAGCGCATAGCCGCAGTGGGTCAAGTCGGTTTTCGCATGCCTTGGATTTTCACGCACAACGACTATCTATCGCACTGATAAAATGCGAATTCCCTTGTGTGTTCCTAGGCTTTCTTCACGAAAACAAAAACACTTTCAGGTGGCCAAAGCCAATCATCTGATGCACGATAGCCACGTAACCAAAGTCCTGCATCATCAGCTCTGAGATAAAACCCTGTTGGATGGATTTCATCTGAAAAAGCTGGGATTGAAGCCACAGTTAAAATCGTTCCCTTGTCCTGGGTTAGATACGTCAATCTCAGATATGCTGCCAGCTCAAATGCACAAGGCGCTAATCCTTGATGTTTGGCTGCTTTCAATATATCGGCAAACAAAGTGCCTTCGGTGAAACCTAATTCATGAACGCTCACCCCCACGAGCTCTACCGTTTGCCGTTCAGTTGAAACTTCAAAGGCTTGAGACATGAACAGCATTGCGGCGTAAGCATTGAGATTGATTTTATACTCCGAAAGCGCAAGCAGTAACTGCGCTTTACTGTGAGTCCCCGTCTCTACTTTCCATGTTTTGCCTTCCATCAAACTGATTCCCTGATACAGATACCTAAGCTAAACTTTCGAGTCTCCAAAAATACATCGATTTTTCCTCAGATTTAGAGATGTGTTTCAGCTAAACACTCTGTCAGCGCTATTTATTTTCAGCGATGCGCCATAACACACCACTGGGATCAGTCAGGCAAAATTCAAGCATTCCCCACGGTTGTTCAACGAGATCGGTCACTTGAACATCATACGTTTCAGAAACATTCAGCTTCAATAAGTGTTCGTGCCAACTTTTCGCATCCTCAACCAAAAGATGCATCATATAATTTTTGCAATGTTCTGGTTCATAAAAATCTTGAAGTAAAAATGCGCAAGCGCTTGATTTAAAATAAACGACACCGTCAAACTCAGATGCCATTTCAAAACCTATCTGCTGATAAAATCGCTTCGAGCATTCAAAGTCCTTCGCAGGGACGAAAGATTTCATTTCAACTATATTTAAATTTTCCATTTCTTTCCCTCTGGCCGACTGTTATTAGACGCATTTGAATCTGTTTACAATACACGCGCAAGCCAAGCCTGTGAGTTTTTTCGTGCGAAACCAAGGCAAAGAAACAGCGCCATATCAACGCAATTTTCTAGACTTTCACTCGCTTGGTCATCAAAACATCAATGATGGTTGTCTCTTCGAATACTTCGGATATAAAACCATCAGAGAAATTAAAACCATGTTTAGAATAGAATTGAATGGCTGATTCGTTATTATCGAGTACATAAAGGTGAATGTTTGTCATTCCCAGGGCTTGAGCATCTATTTCCAGGTAATTTAGAAACCTGCTGCCCAACCTTTTCCCATAAACGGTCGGACACAGATACAGCTTACTCAGCTCTATCGTTCCAACCTGCTCAGGATGGACACTGTAAGACATAAAACCCACAACCTTATCACCAGACTCAGCAACAACGACTGTCTCGGCATTCGAACGGATTATTTTTTGCCATTCTTCCACACGATCAGGCAGTGTGTAGCTTTCAATATACCTGTCCGGCATCAGTCCATCGAATGCCGTTTTCCATGATCGAACATGGATATCTGCGATTGTGTGAACATCTGCTTGTGCTGCGTTTCTTAAATGAATTTCCACGGCATCTTCCTTGAATGATGACTCTCACATCATTGGTGAATGGGAGCTGTCCTTGGCAAAGGATTGAACATCAGGCGGCAAGAATTGACTGTTGCCTCTACTTTTATTCGCTTGCTCTATGGCCAATTCAAGCCCTTTTTCAGTCAGAATCACTTCGGAACCATACATTGATTGAAGATACTCTGCGCCCCCGACGTGGTCTGAATGTCCATGAGTGACGAGGATATGGCTCACTGGCTCCTGCTCTAATCCCAGCTTTTTTAAGTTCGCCGGTATCCACTTGCTATACGGAAAATCAAGGGTATCTATCAGGACAAGCCCAGATGAAGTTTGAACAACATATGACGAAACCCACTGGTCACCAACGTAGTACAAGTTATCAAACATTTTAAAAGGCTCAACATAGCCATTTTTGCCCGTCATTTCTGGCGCTTCCATTACCGCCAAAGCTTTTATTGAGATCAAGAAAAGCACAACAACGATCAGTCGATTCATCTCACATCCTTTTACTTACACCGCATCCGATGTGCGACATGACCACCAAACTGAGACCAGTTCCCGTAATACGACACCCAACGTTGCACTGAAAATTCCAAGCGTCGGGAATCACGCTTCAATACTTCTTCTCAATGTTGTTCCAGCTCAGCCCGGAGACTGGCTATCGTATGCTGACTGAAGACTTTAATACCCGCTTGCTCGAATAATGCGGCGGTTACACCTGAACCATCGATTTGAGTGCCATTAAATGTCCCATCATAGATTTTAGAACTGCCACAGGAAGGACTGCGCTCTGCGAGGATGGCATACTTTATGCCTTGTTGCATGCACAGATCGAATGCGTTTTGTGCACCAGCAACAAATTGCGCCGTCACATCAATGCCATCATTGCCGACCACACTGGCAGACCCCTGAAGGACATCGATGCCTTTACCTGCGATGATTTCAGCAGGCGCTCTGGGCACAGGCAAACCTGATGAGAGCTCAGGGCAGAAAGCAACTAATTCAACATTTGATTGCAGCCAGTTGAAATCATGGGCTGGTACTGAAAGACAACTCGCATTGTATCGGACCTTATTTCCGACCAAACACGAACTGATGAAAACCTTTTCCAAAATGCGTTCCTTTGAGTGAGAGAAAAAATTCATCACACGCTCAGCCATGGCACATCTGAACGGTTTTAATTTTCTTGGAGCAGAAACATTCATTTCCAGTCATGCCAGTTTAAAACCGGCCTTTTCATAGGTTGTGTTAGCTGAACTATTCTTGGTATATACATCAAGATAAAAGTCAAACATACCTCTGCTTTTACCCCAAGCCATTCACGACCGATGCGCTTAGAAAGAATCCCTTGGCTCCGATGACCTGCTTGTTTAAGCAATAATCTCAGTGATAACTTCAGTTTTTACAGAGTTTGCAATAAAGCACTGCTCATGTGATTGATGATGCATTTTCTCAAGTTGCTCAAGGGATGGTTGTTTCTCGCCTGAGAATTTCACTTCCGGACGCAAAATCACTTTCGTCATTGCTATTTTCCCATTGCTGTCTTTCTCCATCAAACCAACAGCATTGTCTGTATATTGGTCAATGATGAATTTTTTCTTTGCAGCAATAGCCAGAAAAAACAACATGTGGCAGCTTGATAAAGATGCAACAAATGCTTCTTCTGGGTCAACGTTGGCCTCAACGGAGTATGGCAAAGGCACCACGTGAGGAGACGAAGAGGCTGGAACCGTCACGCCTCCATCAAACATCCATTCGTGACCTCGACTGTACTGATTATCTGTATACTGCTCATCACTTCCGCGGTTCCACACGACTTTTGCATAATACTTTGACATGATTTTCCCTTTTCAAAATTTTGCCTGCAAATCGCGTAAAAACGATAATGCGACGAAACATGTTTCCTTGATGACCAAGCATAGAAAATCGGCCTGAGACATTTAGTCATGTGGTTTCACCCCGGAGACCAATTAAGTTTCCAAATGGATCTTCAAGTTGGCACATGGAGAGCCCATTTTCTATTTGCATTGGACCCCGGTAAAGATGCGCACCCAGTGATTCGAAGTGCGCTAAAGTCGCAGATAGATCGTCCACAGACCAATATATGACAGTACCATGTTTACCCGAACCCACTTTTTCGTCTGCCTGAACGAGCTCTATGGAAAATCCATTGAGGTCCAGTACGGTAAAATCGAAATCCTGATGATAGATTGGCACTGCTTCAGGGAAAGCTTTCTGATACCACTCAAGCCCTTTAGCTACATCGGAAACATGAACAAGAACAGCGGACGGGACCATACCTATCTCCAGCCAAATAACGCAAGTGCAACGTTGGAAGGTAAATCGTGACTTTACAAGTTACTTTTACTCAATAAAACGACTCAAGCCAGTACAGGAATTACGCAGGCTTTAACGCTCTGAAATACTACACCGATTCTTAATCCGGCCAGCATCCATCACCTTGGAGTGATCAGTCCGATTGATACGCCGATTCAGGCACGCTACCGCCCCTGACAACCAAGTCACGACTGATGCGATAATAAAATTGTCAGCTATGATAAGGAGTTAACAGAGGGCTTTCACGAACTGATGCATTTAAAGTTGCATATCTGTGGAGAAGCGCAAAGTTGTCTTGTACACGCCTGAGAAAAGAAGGCAATTGCGCCACTGCGCTATCCGGCAGCCGGATAGCGCATCATGAATCAACAACTTGAAGAAGAATTTGACGCAGCAGAGACAGGTGTTTCTGATGCCGGGCTCAAGCTCCCCAGTTTCCAGCACAGGGCGTAGAGCACCAGATAAAGCACACTCCCCCCAGCAAGCACGCCGTACCAGCCCCAGTGTTGCCAGCAGGTGATCAGATAAAATCCACCGAAACTGCCTCCCACATAATAGTGAACCAGATACAACGCTGTTGCTGTTGCTTTGGCACTTTTCGCTTTCTGGCTGACCCAGGCATAAGCCAGTGAGTGCGTGAAAAAAGCACCGGAGCTGATCAGTAACAGGCCGCTCAGCATGGCAGAAACAGAATCGATCGCGGCGACCCACATCCCCAGCACGCTGATTGTGGTCCCCAGCACCATCCCGTTCAGCGGCTTAAAGCGCAGGCTCCAGCTTCCGCTCAGCTTTGCGGTCAGTGTCCCGCTGAGATAGCACAGAAAGATCATCGACGCCCAGCTGACCGGCAAGTGGTA
Proteins encoded in this region:
- a CDS encoding VOC family protein, with product MFDHVVFGASDYEQSKSFFLKVLEPIGIEIVSEGELGIELSSDGKTSLCIRLQQIETPSHLHLAFVAENREQVDRFHRAALDFGAQDNGAPGLRPNYSGTYYAAFVIGPDGHNIEMVCHEET
- a CDS encoding GNAT family N-acetyltransferase, with product MEIHLRNAAQADVHTIADIHVRSWKTAFDGLMPDRYIESYTLPDRVEEWQKIIRSNAETVVVAESGDKVVGFMSYSVHPEQVGTIELSKLYLCPTVYGKRLGSRFLNYLEIDAQALGMTNIHLYVLDNNESAIQFYSKHGFNFSDGFISEVFEETTIIDVLMTKRVKV
- a CDS encoding GNAT family N-acetyltransferase; this encodes MKISNLEDCPSDIEAVANWYFHEWDYKNSESSLESVVKKISSFANRNSFVVHIDGKLAGAGEIKYRKYSSYPGFNHWLDGIYVPFEYRGQGISKALIEFSKAKALTLKIPSLYLRCEEHLVQLYENHGFRVVCTEETKFIMVLRISPNP
- a CDS encoding DUF998 domain-containing protein → MENWIQYTGIAASVWIIMGIFVASLFYPNYSHSRQFCSELGAFGSPTQKLSPLINNYPLGVMFILYGYFITTTHATYLPTFFVGAMVIVHGLSTWICGFFPMDADPYTSKPSMSGHIHAWSGMVMLMSLIIAPSIIVFSTAYPLFIRLFSLVCIVGCLFFSYRLAIAFKAKTVPGIHQRFSYGFQILWLFGYSFFELG
- a CDS encoding LysE family translocator, which gives rise to MSLILAMVSFSLAMSISPGPVNFVILSSGANYGIRKTFYFVSGATIGFTLLLVFIGLGFYKVIELYPYFLKYLSVAGSTFIIYMGYLIATAKPEVKIEKQSRPTFLQGFLLQWLNPKAWLACVAGVSIFSSPEGDTRFFIFSLIYFIVCYISLALWSFLGAKSTIILNSDLRLKVFNWVMGFLLVSTACFLLYTQLK
- a CDS encoding VOC family protein; the protein is MVPSAVLVHVSDVAKGLEWYQKAFPEAVPIYHQDFDFTVLDLNGFSIELVQADEKVGSGKHGTVIYWSVDDLSATLAHFESLGAHLYRGPMQIENGLSMCQLEDPFGNLIGLRGETT
- a CDS encoding DUF523 domain-containing protein codes for the protein MNVSAPRKLKPFRCAMAERVMNFFSHSKERILEKVFISSCLVGNKVRYNASCLSVPAHDFNWLQSNVELVAFCPELSSGLPVPRAPAEIIAGKGIDVLQGSASVVGNDGIDVTAQFVAGAQNAFDLCMQQGIKYAILAERSPSCGSSKIYDGTFNGTQIDGSGVTAALFEQAGIKVFSQHTIASLRAELEQH
- a CDS encoding OsmC family protein, producing MSKYYAKVVWNRGSDEQYTDNQYSRGHEWMFDGGVTVPASSSPHVVPLPYSVEANVDPEEAFVASLSSCHMLFFLAIAAKKKFIIDQYTDNAVGLMEKDSNGKIAMTKVILRPEVKFSGEKQPSLEQLEKMHHQSHEQCFIANSVKTEVITEIIA
- a CDS encoding VOC family protein; amino-acid sequence: MENLNIVEMKSFVPAKDFECSKRFYQQIGFEMASEFDGVVYFKSSACAFLLQDFYEPEHCKNYMMHLLVEDAKSWHEHLLKLNVSETYDVQVTDLVEQPWGMLEFCLTDPSGVLWRIAENK